A single genomic interval of Lathyrus oleraceus cultivar Zhongwan6 chromosome 7, CAAS_Psat_ZW6_1.0, whole genome shotgun sequence harbors:
- the LOC127102689 gene encoding uncharacterized protein At4g18490 isoform X3, whose product MTEEQKESPPKDFKKKKSLLDDDFGTEFLGSWKPMSMADDDAMDFSFGTVSKSKKKIFDFEKMDMNFDLDTAFGKISSFKVDMSDLDFTCPPKKSSQSTDKKGEASCAKGGKQDGFNFSFDFNELDSFNLNSNLLKVDNSNDDNYLRKKGVTAEGNNSEDAKKPNINDDDRGVRSSSDNKTTKPRASERLETVNTETSVGNLGNLVSRQDISVSKFSSSQNLDTEVKNQTSDISKITSMKEMDQEKGLSEETKSTKSKSEQVIDKVPSQSVSQSDSEQDTISEKHTKVSLSGTRGINVTADKQVVNGKATFVDSDVVDLQLEHSSLPLTTESDGIVREAINLGSIAEEVSNDTQPENSYSSSGNITKFDSLKKNSCDNSIRENKRTALECHLGTASSNPIVDKVTLMKDKDLQVKKSNIVSMLENKRSLKNPSSTSGTKSLVSFDCKKNADIHLRSIAQERNNFKSNETKFGSKMESDSLLGSSKVIRDAPAFLGSKDDPKSCNARKGVVFDGTPSAGKLAGNMKSFHEDVNKRKTVFLETGMSTKNVNILSSQVNPCSLTEKTAKITTQISLSSQPEASSKESFQKSKITHIEGNKLSSFKACKITPAFSSVKTSRNIGANSVLEMSLHQKEANSLASSEQRKETQAILASNGGHLTDSGDNQKASARFLKRKSIEISEEDLTSLRPLKCLPQSPIKSRNESKESSGKVEQVERKPNDLAHYDSTSGPESPSEIKVTEVEIPDSVLMEDNGNVEKAEAYMKELENICNMLKKRHEEAKELLVRAVVNNNNLLMLNHPIYEEKIRKVQKFASQLMLKEIQT is encoded by the exons ATGACAGAAGAGCAGAAGGAATCCCCCCCTAAAGATTTTAAGAAGAAAAAATCATTGCTAG ATGATGATTTCGGGACAGAATTTCTTGGCTCCTGGAAACCCATGTCAATGGCAGATGATGATGCCATGGATTTTAGCTTTGGTACAGTTTCTAAAAGCAAGAAAAAGATATTCGACTTTGAAAAAAT GGACATGAATTTCGATCTGGATACTGCTTTTGGCAAAATATCATCATTTAAGGTGGACATGTCAGATCTTGATTTTACATGCCCACCCAAAAAGTCTTCTCAGTCTACGGACAAAAAGGGAGAAGCTTCTTGTGCAAAAGGAGGGAAACAAGATGGATTTAATTTCAGCTTTGATTTTAATGA GTTGGATAGCTTCAATCTCAATTCAAACTTACTAAAAGTAGATAATAGTAATGACGACAATTACCTGAGAAAGAAAGGAGTTACTGCAGAAGGAAATAATAGTGAAGATGCTAAAAAGCCTAACATCAATGATGATGACAGAGGTGTTCGTTCATCTAGTGATAATAAGACAACGAAACCTCGAGCATCAGAGAGGCTGGAAACTGTGAACACTGAGACTTCAGTTGGTAACCTAGGGAATCTAGTTTCAAGACAGGATATTTCTGTTTCCAAATTTTCTTCCTCTCAGAACCTTGACACAGAAGTTAAGAATCAGACTTCTGATATTAGTAAGATAACAAGTATGAAAGAAATGGATCAAGAAAAAGGTTTGTCTGAGGAGACAAAGTCAACCAAATCAAAATCTGAGCAGGTTATCGACAAGGTACCTTCCCAGTCTGTGAGTCAAAGTGATTCAGAGCAAGACACTATCTCAGAAAAGCATACAAAGGTTTCCTTATCTGGAACAAGAGGAATTAATGTTACAGCTGATAAACAAGTGGTTAATGGTAAGGCAACGTTTGTAGATTCTGATGTTGTAGACTTACAGTTAGAGCATTCATCCTTACCTCTTACCACTGAATCAGATGGCATTGTTAGAGAAGCAATTAATCTAGGTAGCATTGCTGAAGAAGTTTCTAATGACACTCAACCAGAAAATAGTTATTCAAGTTCTGGAAATATTACTAAATTTGATTCCTTGAAGAAGAACTCGTGTGACAATAGCATAAGagaaaataaaagaacagctttGGAGTGTCACTTGGGTACAGCAAGCAG TAACCCCATAGTTGATAAAGTCACGCTGATGAAAGATAAAGATCTCCAAGTGAAGAAGTCAAATATAGTCAGTATGCTAGAGAACAAAAGGTCTTTAAAAAACCCTTCATCAACATCTGGAACAAAGAGTCTAGTCTCCTTCGACTGTAAAAAAAATGCTGACATACACCTGAGATCCATAGCCCAAGAAAG GAACAACTTCAAATCCAATGAGACAAAGTTTGGGAGCAAAATGGAAAGCGATTCACTCCTAGGTTCTAGCAAAGTAATTAGGGATGCACCAGCATTTCTTGGCAGCAAAGATGATCCTAAAAGTTGTAATGCCAG GAAGGGTGTTGTTTTTGATGGTACACCAAGTGCAGGAAAGTTGGCTGGAAATATGAAATCATTTCATGAAGATGTAAATAAAAGAAAAACCGTGTTTCTAGAAACGGGCATGTCAACAAAAAATGTTAATATTTTGAG tTCTCAGGTTAATCCTTGCAGCTTAACAGAGAAGACAGCTAAAATTACTACTCAGATATCTCTAAGTTCTCAACCTGAAGCTTCGAGCAAGGAGTCCTTTCAGAAATCAAAGATCACCCACATAGAAGGAAATAAACTTTCTTCTTTTAAAGCTTGCAAGATCACACCTGCTTTTTCTAGTGTAAAAACTTCAAG GAACATTGGGGCTAACTCAGTTTTAGAAATGTCTTTACACCAAAAAGAGGCAAACTCATTGGCAAGTTCTGAACAAAGAAAAGAGACACAGGCTATTTTAGCATCAAACGGTGGTCATCTGACTGACAGTGGTGATAATCAAAAGGCTTCAGCCCGGTTCTTGAAGAGGAAAAGTATTGAG ATTTCTGAAGAAGATTTAACATCCTTGAGGCCCCTAAAGTGCCTACCTCAGTCTCCAATCAAAAGCAG AAATGAATCTAAAGAATCTTCAGGAAAAGTTGAACAG GTAGAGAGAAAGCCCAACGACTTAGCCCACTACGATTCAACCTCTGGACCTGAAAGTCCATCAGAGATTAAAGTAACAGAAGTTGAAATACCTGATTCTGTGCTCATGGAAGACAACGGTAATGTTGAAAAGGCTGAAGCATATATGAAGGAACTTGAAAAT ATTTGTAACATGCTGAAAAAAAGGCACGAGGAAGCAAAAGAGTTATTAGTGCGAGCTGTTGTCAACAACAATAACCTGCTGATGCTTAATCATCCCATTTATGAAGAAAAA ATTCGGAAGGTTCAGAAATTTGCTTCTCAATTGATGTTAAAGGAGATTCAAACTTGA